The segment TATGGCTTACACCATTATCTGTTAAAGCATATCTCACATTGTTTATCTTCGGGAACATTTTTAATCCATTAATTATGTCgtaaaataaattacaactACACTTTTAAACAGTTATGACTGAAATTCTTAATGTATTGTTGCCTCCTTTggcaaattaaaacaacaacactgTACCTACAGAGGCAGTAGGTCTTTTTTTGACTCAGAAAGAGATGCTTTCAGAATACCAGAGAGTAGCTAGATTCCCAGGATGTTTTTCTACAGATGACCAGGACTTATCAGGAGCAGTAGTAAGCTCCTATTATTAGGAGAACTGGTAAATCATACAGCAgctggtctagtattagatatggagcTTGGCAGCCCTTCCTgcggtgggggggttggagcttgacaatccttgaagtcccttccaacccaagccattctatgattctatgaatagtTGGAGATCATGAAATAAATTGTTGGTGCACTTTTTCATTGTCTCAATAGCAATTTATATTAGTTGTTGTCTCTGAATATCAAGCTCAAGAAGCTGCAACATTATCACTACATTACATACAATACTGCACACTGAGACAGATAGAGCAGATTTTTCAAAGCCCTCCTGGGACTTTAGGCATATCTtccataaaatatttccattaacTGTAATCtctatgtaatatatatatattttctattgcTGCTATATATACACTGGTACAAAGTTACCACAGATCAACAGCTTGCTTGTTTTTACAATGGAGCCTGTGTACTGGATTCCCATCTTTGAGTTTCCTTTTGGATATATGTTTTAAATAAGTAACCACTGCAAGTGGATAGATTATTATGGAATAAGTGGCTTGAGTTATTGCTTCATCCTACAAGCTACCACTTAGTTATACATGCCCAAATGATGAGATGCTATATTCCTTTTTTGCTTGACTGCCAACCTTTCATAACAGTAAACAGCAAGTGTGTATTTGTATGTCTAGCTCCTCATAATTTATTAGAATTATTAAACTACATCTTAACAGAGACATCGGTGCCATAAGACAATAAAATTTCTGCACATCTTATGAAAATTCATGGTTAGCAACTACACATGCCCTGTGCTCACACCATAAACAAGTGAATCCAGAGGAGCAAAACCCTTTACCAGTATGTCTTGAAAAGCCTCAGTCACAACTTCCATCTTTCCTCCACTCCAATTAATCaactgaaactgaaattcaTAGAAAAATGAATCTTTCATTCTGCTATTAAGAATCTGCTTATCCCATCTTCTATAAATCTAGTAAACTTCACCATCCTTTGAAAGCTTAATACTAAATATTTAGAAAGttctctggagaagaaaaaagtactgcagttttctgtttagttttcttCATTGTTGCTCCGTGCTAGCAATAACAGAGCAAACAGCAGTATCTGATTTATTGCACGCATCTCCTTTACTATGGAGTTGGGAAAATATCTTAATGTATTCAGTTTAGTTAGGCAGGAACAAAGTAAAGCAGATACTACCCTTGTATTTGAAATTGTAGCACTTTTAATCTGCTTGCAAACTGCTTGTATTATATTAAGGAAAAATGATATGCTTAAAAACTGTGCAACCTTCTTCAAAGAAAGCATTGTGAGGAAATGGTAGCGTATAGTGATATCTCAACTTGATAGGATTTTAAATAGAGTAACTCtagaatacaaaaataaagctctgaACAGTACACAGTTTTTGTGGGGAGGAAAATGCTGGGGAAAAGATAAATCTCTTGGAAGAAGTGCCATAACTGATGACATTTTTGAATGGTAGCATTCAGTAGCCCTGTGCCACCAATAAGAGCTTTTCTGCCTCAAGTCAGCAGCTctaggaaacaaagaaaatggtgGCACAAACGTGGTGGGTGCAGGGGAATAGCGCGTGAAATGTGTGTTACTGTGGTAAATATATGCACAGTCCTATCAGTATGAAGCCACTGAAGAAAATGTGCAAGCCAAGGCTGTAATGCTTGCACATACTATCACACGTAGATTGGTCTTTTGAGTCCAAACTGAAGGGTTAAGTTAGGAACTatgttttttgcatttcttttttagaGGCAGCTGTCTTTTAGTGAGGTAGGGATATGGGGACTGAAAACTGGGGGTACCTgcaaaaacaatgttttcttcTACTCCTTTAACTGCCCCATAACTAGTTGTACGCCTGGGTTTAGATACTGTGATTATAACCTTTGTATTTGTAAACACAGGATCTCCcagtaaatgaaaaatcagtACGGTAGGGGGTCTGGCGACACAAGTCCTTAGCTTAGAGATTCTGTGGCAGTCCTGAGTTCCTCGCCAATGCGCTGAGTTCCACCTGACCTCAGGAAGAACGCGTGCTACCCACATGCATCCATCCACACAGAAAGTGGTCAGATGGTCCTCTGCGCTCTGCAGACCTGGTGTCTCTGCCACTACAGCCATGTTATAGGAGGGTAAATCGACTGAAACACACAGAACTCAGAGGTTGGAGATTACAGTATCAGCCACACTGAGACATACTACTTTCTCGCTAGGAGTAAGAAAATTATGAGGTAGTACTGTTGCATTTGTgcgttgttgtttttttttttgccaactAACACACCTAAGCAGCACTCAAGATGCAACTCAGAATCAGTACCAAAGAAcaaggctttttgtttgttagcCAGCTATGTGGCATAATGTTTATCTGTGAACATGAAAGCTGTTAAGTGTAAATGTTAGACTCCATGTGAATGTATGAAATGAGAATAGGTTTAATTAACTGGTCCCATCAGAGTAGTAACTTAAACTGTAACACACAGCAattccatctcctgctgctctaAGCTTTGTTATTTAttgtgaagaaataaattagATTTTCTACCACCAACTACCTTTTAataatcaaagcaaaataattcatGCAGCTTGCAAGTTATAAAATAATTCAGCAGACATAGGAAAGATGATTAAAGACTTCTTTGTGCAAAACATTTCGTATGTCAATTTAAGAGACTATCTTAAGAGCAAAACTTCATGTTTTCCAATTTGTCAGCAACTTCATTGTTACTGCTGATTTTCAAAACCTATGATAAAACTGCTGTAATATTTTAGGCAGGAACGAGATcttttagaaacaaagaatgTCACCtcaaaacaatacatttttattgATAATCTTAGATTTAGGGcataacagaagagaaataggTTCAATTTTTGAACATAAAACAACTAAGCtacacttttaaaatattattttgcacCCTCACCTGGGTGTGTCATATCATTATATTGAAACacagttgattttattttatacacGCTGCTTGGCTTCCACACAGTAAGAATTCATTCTTTGTGACTACTGATGTGTCTCTTTCATGAAGACAGATGTGTTGGGATCCCATTACCATATGCCAGCTATAGGTAGCCAGCTGTACCTTGCAACATCATTCTCCTAATGAGTCAGAACAAAACTCATAGGACACACAGTAGATATGAAGTGGAAAAAGTAAGGATCAGTATGTGAAATAGTCCAACGCTAAAATTAgcttctttcttattttgtattACAGGCTTCACATAGCTTGATCCTTTTCCCATTCAACTTTGTCATAGATATACTTTGCAATTATTGTCACCTGTTGTTTAGAGACCCCTTCAACTACATACTAGAAAAGGTAGTAAGTGTAATTCTTGCCATACCCTTTCTTCAGTCTAAGTTTCTACAGGATAATCAAAGCCTTGCTTCACCATCACCTTCAATTATCAAAGGCTGAATGTGTCAGCTTTCTTACCCTCCCACTAATTTAGACACCATTACTCCCTTCATAACACCTGGAACACCTGCTCACTCTGCCCGTTTGACTTCTAAAGAAGCATGAAGTGTATGGGAGGAGCTGATCAACTTGGATTGCTATTTAATAGCTGTTTTGCAGCAATGCCTACAGGCATTAATTAAGATCAAGGCACTAAACACTAAGAAGACTCACAATGAAGAATAATACCTGCCCCAGAGAGTTCATAATTCAGTTTACAGCAAGTTAGAACAggtgaataaaataaattaaatgtagggaaaggaaagaggaacaaaaaaacTGACTTCTCCAATCAATTTTCAGACGGTAGATCATTTTCAtgtacatatttataaacacaggTATGCTCGATTTGCTATGGATGGTCATTCTTCTCTAATCTTAATAATCTAATTATCTCCCTGATGTCATAAAATTCTTCTTCCAAAGAAACATATCTTTTAAGATATCAGATATGCCATGCTGTAGAAAATCATTGGTTCTGCACCATTCCCTTTTCCAGGGCACTGGAATATGTTATTATGTATTGACTTTTTCAACAAGGCAATAGATAAAGGCAGCATTACTGCATTTCATGTTAAAAATTTGAATATCTCTAATAAAGGTAGTAGCTAGCCCTTGATCTCCTTGTGGCATTAATTACAAATGGTTATTATAATGCTACGTGAAAGTTGTTTAAGGTCTCAACGGCTCTAATATCTTATAGGCTGATTAATAAGTAAACAACTTTATAGGTGGAAATAAAGGTCAAGCTGATTTATTTCAGGTGGTCAGGATTTACAAATAAATCCATTATTTGTGGTAATATTCCTTAACAAGGTGTTTTTATCTGGCTTCCAGCAACTTCAAATTACTGAGCACTGTTCGTGAAATAATGTAGGCTGAGTTCTACTGATGCTTTTCTGCCTGCACTCCATAAGCTATTTTAAACAGGATTCTAACGggtattttaaaaagctaataCCACTGAACCACGTGTGTCTACACCATGCTGTGGAATTTCTGATGCTATGCAACGTCCTGCATCACAACTTTGCTCTTTTACACATCATAGTtgccatttaaaatataaactgcagtgttttcaaaGGTGAAATACTTAGCTGCCAGAACATCCTTAAACATTCCTCCTTTTTAGCAGCTACATCAAAGAACCGGGAACCGCTGGTCACATTCCCCGGAGACTCTGACAGAACTCCCAACGTCCCCTGCCGCACGGTACGGCACAGCGCCGTGAGGAAAGCACGGCCTCAACAtggcgggcggggcggggcgaaAGGTCACGTGGGCAGCGCCGCGAGGCTCCCCGCTGGGGGAAAGCGGAGTGGCGGGGCTGCGCGTGCGGCACGTTGCTAGGCGACGGGGGGCGCGCAGCGCCACGGGAGAGGCCGCTGGCAGGGCGGGGTGACACAACGGCCAGGCGAGCGGAGCGGAACTGCAACCCCACCCACCCATTGCGAGGACGCCTTGCGGCTACCGGAGCCGAGCGTTGCTGCCGGGCTTCCCCCCGGGCGGCGCAGGGTGAGTTGCGGTGCGAGGAGCGGGCCGCGCGCTGTGAGGCGCCACCGAGCCGCTTCCCAACTGCTTAGGGCGGGGCGCCCGCTTGAGTGACAGCAGCCTCAGCCCATGGGCTTACGCGGCTCAGGAGAAGCGGCGAGACTGCTGCCACCGCCCGCGCACTGTGGGTGGAGGGTACAGAGCGACCGCAAAGGCCACCAACGCTTCACCGCCCTGCGCGTAGGCTGAGGGTGCTGAAACGGGGTCCGCCATGAGTGGCCGGAACTGCCAGCCAATAGGCGAGGCGGAGCACTCTTTTATCCCCGCCCCCGACGTACGGAGAGACCAATgaggggcgcggggcggggcgagagGGGCTAGGCGCGGGCTGGGCGCTGCTCTACTGCCAGAGGTTTGGGAGTCGTAGCGGCGGCGGCAGTGGTGGAGGCGCGGAGGTGCGCGGCATGGAGGCGCTGGCGGCTTTAGCCTTGCCGCGCTGAGGGACGGGGCCGAGCGGTAGGCCGGAGGGACAGGGTTGGGGGGCGGCGGCGGTAGCGGCGGCATGCGGCAGGGAATGCGGGTGCCCGCCGCGCTGCAGTGTCGGTAGCGGCCACCGCAGCGTTGCGGGGCTGCAGAGCCCGTAGGACCGGGCTGGGCGGGGAGCGGTTACGGTTTCGCTGCCCGCGGTTGGGCGGTGGCGGCGGCAGCCCCGGGCCGGGTCAGGCGGGGGTAACGCTGCGTTTGTCGCCGCAGGATCGGAGCCGAGCGCGGCCGTTGGACCCCGCCCGTGGTAGTGGCAGCGGCAGCGCGCTGTCACCTCGCCGCCCGGCGATGGGGAATGGACTCTCGGATCAGACGCCGATCCTGTCCAGCCTACCTTCTTTCCAATGCTTCCATATTGTGATCTTGGGGCTGGATTCCGCTGGGAAGACGACCGTGCTGTACAGGCTGCAGTTCAATGAGTTCGTCAACACCGTCCCCACGAAAGGATTTAATACGGAGAAAATCAAAGTGACTCTGGGCAACTCGAAAACGGTCACGTTCCACTTCTGGGATGTGGGCGGCCAGGAGAAGCTGCGGCCGCTGTGGAAGTCGTACACGAGGTGCACCGATGGTATTGTGTTTGTGGTGGACTCTGTCGACGTCGAGAGAATGGAGGAGGCCAAAACTGAACTTCACAAAATCACGCGGATATCTGAAAATCAAGGAGTGCCTGTCCTTATAGTCGCTAACAAGCAGGACTTgagaaactctctctctctttctgaaaTAGAGAAGATGTTAGCGATGAGCGAGCTGAGTTCTTCGACTCCCTGGCATTTGCAGCCAACCTGTGCAATCATTGGAGATGGACTCAAAGAGGGACTGGAAAAACTATACGATATGATAATTAAGCGAAGGAAAATGTTgaggcagcagaaaaagaagagatgagtTCTGTTTTGACCTTTCTGTTTTAGAGTAGTTACGTGGTCAAAATTTGACGTAAGACAGCTTCCAAACCCAGGCCTGCTTGTTTGGATGCCGTTAAGCTTAGTTACGTTAAACAATCAGTTGCACAACCTTGCCTTGTGGAAGGCAGTGTGCTCAtggaacttttattttttttaaatagtctcTTCTGAGTATATGGCTCTGCATTATTTCAGAAGCCCTAATAGATGATGTAATACTATCAGGaaatggatggatgggtgggtaTATGTGACATGGATGTCTAAATAGCCAAATAAGATGAGGGTTTTCTGCTTAGTGTTGTACTCCTACGTTTGAGGGTGCCTCCGCAAGCGATTTGCATTGAAggtgttctgtgtttttaaactTCTAATGCTCGTAAGTGGAGTGTTTAGGTGAACATTATACAGCTTTAAAAACATGTATGAAGCTAGTAACCCATTATGTCAAGAGGCTGTTTTTTATCTTGTTTGGGGATTTCTATGGAAGCTTGGCTACATGTGtagggtgggttttttttttttaatttggcaCTTTTTGAAATTGACTCACGTTCAGTTCAAATACTTGAAGCTTAGGTGCTGTGGGTTTTTCAACTGATAGAAGAGACTTTTTGACAAGTTAAAAAACGTAAACAGCACGTTGGAGCATGGAAAAGTGATTTCCCAACATATAGCATGTTTTTCATATGTaaggctttttaatttttagaagTAGCCATTCATCCTTATACATTAAATCAGGTTTAAGCTAATACTCAGAattagtaatttatttttgaatgatgAGTATTATGTCCTCGATCTATCcaattaaaagtaaattaattgCAGTAAAGAAGCTGTAAAGAACAACTTAGGCTGTTGTGGTTCTAGCAATCGCAACATGTTTGCTCTGTTAGTGTCTTTTttggcaataaaaataaatcataatgAAGTAAAGATTAAGTTAAACTTAGCAGAGCACTTCTTGTATCTCctcaaaataccccatttaatTAAAGTGGTATTGCTATGTCACTTcaatgtatgcttttttttttttattgtgacTCTTATTAAAGTATTTTGTGGTTAGGAATGTAATAATGCTTTATACACTCAAAACATTTGACACTactgggagggagggagtggGGGAAGAAGATTTTCAAGATGGGCCTGTGTTCTGCTTTAATTATGCTTTAAGCTGTTCTTGTTTACAGAGTGTGCAAACAGTGTTAACTGGGCAGGATAGTGCTTGACAGAAGAGGGAGGGTAGTTTTTCTTACTGGTACAGAGCTTCAAGTGACTCTTTAGATACTTGGTTAGCAACTAAAAGGGCTAAAACAGAGCCTGGATTTTTAGGACTAACTTTAGTGGTGCTGTAAAAATTCATCAGAATGTTAGATTCTCTTTAAACTTTTGttggaaacattaaaaaaaaaaatctatgtcCTCCTCTTACTCAACCAGCAACGTAATAATACTTTCTTACCTGCTGCCATGTATCAGGAGGATGACGGCTACAAACCTGAATGTCAATCAAAGTAACTTAAATAtgttttagggaaaaaaaaatcaaattttttAACCAGCAGCTGTTTGTCCAGGAGGTAACCAAAAATGCACTTTAGTGTCTTCAATAAATGAAAGtgacagctgttttttttttttttaatgatatctTGGTCCTTTTTGAATAAACTGAAGTAGCTTCCAGTGGAGCTTTTGTATGTTGGTTATATATGTACCTGCACTGGTGACATTGTAAGTCACTTACTCAAGTAATGTCTATATTTATAGAAATGTGGATGACTTCTTAAACCTCAATAAACAATTCAAAACAAGTCTACAGAGAAGGTGTCTGACTTGTGCTGGAGTGATATATTCTCCTCAACCTCTGTGCACATATTGATCCTATTAACAATAGAACCATTCCCGTTGAAAACCAAAATCTTAGAAATGTGGCAAGCATCAAAAATGTCCCAGTGTTATCAACTGTAGGTACTTCATTAATGCCTTTAAATCAGTGGTGTATCTCTATGCTCATAGAGGAAATATTAACGATGCTAGCTTCTTTCTGAAGTGATAGGTCTTGCATAGTTTGTAAAAAGCCTTTATATATGTGAACCTATCTTGTGTTATGTATAGTATTGGACAGATAATGTTGGGCATTTATTGTGTATGCACAGATTGTactgatttttgtattttcaagcTCAGATATCTGAAGCTGTCCGAAGGATTTACATATACGTAAACCTTGggtgaattttctcctcagattcCATGGCGGGGAGCAGAATGTGGCAAAATTGAAGTTTCTAATTAGTTTTAGGCCTCTAATGAAGTCAGGACGCATCTCATTTAGAAACATACAAATCAAAATTGAAGTTAAAATAAGAATGTCCAAACCTGTCTCATAGttctttcacatcactgataTTACATCAAAATGTAGGTTGCTAACAGTTCATCTTGAGAAAGAGATGCTTTTTCTTTAGCCCTGTGAATCTAGGACATAATGGTATCATCTAGCTAATGCTTTTCTTCCTATCATGTGCATAGCACTATTAGGTTAAGGAAGCTGATGTGACAGGTTGGTTTGattggtggtggttttttttgttgttttttttgtttgtttggttggttggttggttttttgtaCCCAGGATGCAAACTATAAAATACAAAGTAACCATTATTTCAAATGTTCATTTAGTTTCTACTGGGAATTGTTGAAAAGGCACGCTTCTCCAAAAAAGCTAATCGTATTTTGTTCTGCGTATTGAACATGCTAGTCTTTGACCAGTGACAGTGTCCTTGAACTCCTGTATGTATAAAAGCTTCAGTACATGATTTTTAACTACGAAGACATGACTGATCTTTACCCAGCACTCTTCTTTGGGGGAAGTGGTCGGAGAAGGTGGAGAACTGTGTTCTTTGAGTGACTTGCTTGTTATTTTGTCAGTGTTTGGCACTGGCTTTGGAGGGGAAAACAGCAAGTAGGGGGTGAGTTACATCGAAGATACACCTGTATCTGTACTAGAACTATTTGGCTGTGATATTACAGTAACTCCTGAGTAAAGCATTCAAATGTGACCGTAGTGGCACCTCCAAAATTGTGTTCTGCATTACAATGACAAAGTTACCTGTCATGAACAAAGCAGTAATTGCAATAGAGCATTTAACACGTTACTGGTGTGTGTAAGAAAACCTTTGAGGGAACAAGTAGATGTaattttgttacattttgtgCTGGAGTTATGCCAAATGCTAAGTGTTGCTAAAATATGCTTCAAATAATACTCTTTTCTTCAAGGTACTGGCTATGGTAAATGCCTGATTCTGCCTCTGCTTCCAGAAGGCATGGGATTGCATTTAGGTTGGTGCAGCACTGTTAGAAATAAGCCATAAGCTCTTTATCTTAATGCTGCCGTCGTGGAATTACAAAGGTCGTTATGCCATTGCCTCAGCTGTATGTGGATATAAAATCGTTTAAAGTTGGCTGATCTTCAGGGTCTG is part of the Gallus gallus isolate bGalGal1 chromosome 2, bGalGal1.mat.broiler.GRCg7b, whole genome shotgun sequence genome and harbors:
- the ARL4A gene encoding ADP-ribosylation factor-like protein 4A produces the protein MGNGLSDQTPILSSLPSFQCFHIVILGLDSAGKTTVLYRLQFNEFVNTVPTKGFNTEKIKVTLGNSKTVTFHFWDVGGQEKLRPLWKSYTRCTDGIVFVVDSVDVERMEEAKTELHKITRISENQGVPVLIVANKQDLRNSLSLSEIEKMLAMSELSSSTPWHLQPTCAIIGDGLKEGLEKLYDMIIKRRKMLRQQKKKR